The DNA segment GCGGCCGTACGAGGAGTGCGGGGTGAAGCTGGGCGACGAGCAGTTCGCGCTGGCCGACGAGTGGGAGAAGGCGGGCGCGCTGGCACTGGTCGGCATGGGCGTGGAGCCCGGCCTGTCGGACGTGTTCGCCCGGTACGCGGCGGACGAACTCTTCGACTCCATCGAGGAGATCGGCGTCCGCGACGGCGCGAACCTGACCGTCGACGGCTACGACTTCGCCCCGTCGTTCAGCATCTGGACCACCATCGAGGAGTGCCTGAACCCGCCGGTCGTCTACGAGGCCGGGCGCGGCTGGTTCACCACCGAGCCGTTCAGCGAGCCCGAGGTGTTCGACTTCCCCGAGGGCATCGGCCCGGTGGAGTGCGTGAACGTCGAACACGAGGAGGTGCTGCTGATGCCGCGCTGGGTCGGCGCGGAGCGGGTCACCTTCAAGTACGGCCTGGGCGGTGAGTTCATCGAGACGCTGAAGACACTGCACCGGCTGGGCCTGGACACCACCGAGCCGGTGGCCGCGCCCGGCCCTCAAGGGCCCGTGCCGGTCTCCCCGCGGGACGTGGTCGCCGCGTGCCTGCCCGATCCGGCGGGGCTGGGCGAGCTGATGCACGGCAAGACCTGCGCGGGCACCTGGGTGCGCGGCGCCAAGGACGGGGCGCCGCGCGAGGTGTACCTGTACCACGTGGTCGACAACCAGTGGTCGATGGCGGAGTACGGCTGCCAGGCTGTGGTGTGGCAGACGGCGGTGAACCCGGTCGTCGCCCTCGAACTCCTCGCCACCGGCGCCTGGTCGGGCACCGGCGTCCTCGGCCCGGAGGCCTTCCCCGCCCGCCCCTACCTGGACCTGCTGACCGAGTACGGCTCCCCGTGGGGGCTGCGCGAGCAGTGAGCCGCGCCGGTCAGGCCCGGCCCGGCTTGCCCTTGGTGTACAGCCAGGTGTGGAACAGCCCGTCGAGGTCCTTGCCCGACACGCGCTCGGCGAGCCGCACGAACCGGTCCGTCGTGCCGTGTCCGGCCCGGTGCTCGGCCGCCCAGGCGCGCAGCACGCGGAAGAAGTCCTTGTCGCCCACGGCCCTGCGCAGCTCGTGCAGGGTCATGGCGCCACGGGCGTAGACGGGCGTGTCGAAGATGTTCGCACCGCTGCCCGGGTCGCCGGGCGGGAAGGCCCACAGGCCGTTCGAGGCGGGGCGGGCGTAGAGCGCGTCGAAGGTCTTCTGGGCGCTGTCGCCACCGTGCTGCTCGCTGTACAGCCATTCGGCGTAGGTGGCGAAGCCCTCGTTGAGCCAGATGTCCTTCCACGCGGTGAGCGAGACGGAGTCGCCGAACCACTGGTGGGCATTCTCGTGGACGAGGGTGCTCAGGTCGGGCGCGGAGTCGTAGAGCGGCCGGCTCTGGGTCTCCAGGGCGTAGCCGACGTCCGGGGCGTGGTCGACGACCGACCCGGCGGCACGGAAGGGGTAGGGCCCGAACAGCCCGCTCTCCCACTCCAGTACGGAGGGCAGCTTCTTGAGCACCGGCGCGGCCGCGCGCGCCTCCCGCGGGTCGACGGCGTTGTACACCTGGACGCCGTCACGCGTGGTGTACCTCTCGATGTCGAACTTGCCGACCGTGGCGGTGGCCAGGTAGGCGGCCATGGGCTCGGACTGGCGCCAGCGGAAGGTGGTGCGGCCGTGGGTGGTGCGCCGGCCGAGCAGGACGCCGTTGGCGACGGCGGTGCGCCCCTCGGGGACCGTGAGGGTGAAGTCGTACGACGCCTTGTCCGTGGGGTGGTTGTTCGCCGGGAACCAGGTCATCGCGCCCTGCGGCTCACCGGCGACGAACGCTCCGTCGTCCGTGGGGATCCAGCCGTCCGCGGAGCCGTCCGGGTCGGTGACGGGTGCGGGGGTGCCCCGGTAGGTGACGGTGACGTGGAACTCCTGGCCCTCGCGCAGCGCGTGGCGCGGGGTGACGACGAGTTCCTGGCCGCTGCGGGTGAAGCGGGCGGTGGCGCGGTCGACGGTGACGCCGGTGACCTTCAGTCCCTTGAGGTCGAGGTCGAAGCGGGTGAGCCGCTGGGTGGCGCGGGCGGTGAGGTCCGCCTTGCCGTCGAGGTGCCGGGAGGAGGTGTCGTAGCCGAGTGCGAGGCCGTAATGGCGGACGTGGTAGCCGCCGTTGCCGCTGAGCGGGAAGTAGGGGTCGCCTGCGCCGGACGCGCCGGTGGTGCCGGCCGCCGCGGGTCCGGCGGCCCCGAGCAGCGCCGCCACGGCGACGGGCACGGTGGCGAGGACCGCCTCGCGGCGGAGGACTGCGGTACGTCGTCGGACGGCCGGTCTGCGGGGTGACGTCACGTGCGCTCCTCGGAATGGGGTGGCGGTGATCGAACCGCCCACAGATTAGAGGCGCGCGCGGGGCGGGTTCCCCCTCATTCAGGTCAAGTCACGCCGCGTCGCCGCGCGGGGCGCGCCGCCGGCCGACGTAGTCTCGCGGGACCGTCCGTGTCCCGAGAGGAGCCCGATCGTGAGTGTGCGCGTGCGTCGCATCTACGACCCGCCCGAGTCCGACGACGGGCTGCGCGTGCTGGTGGACCGGCTGTGGCCTCGCGGGCTGACCAAGGAGGAGGCGCACATCGACGAGTGGCCCAAGGCCCTGACGCCGTCGACGGAGTTGCGCCAGTGGTACCACGGAGGCGGCACGTACGAGGAGTTCCGGCGCCGCTACGAGTCGGAGCTGGAGGCCCCCGGAAGCGCGGAACTGCTCGACGGTCTCAGGAAGTCCAGCCACGACGGACCGGTCACTCTCCTCACGGCGTCCAAGCGGCCCGGGGAGAGTCACGCGGATGTCCTGGCGGAGCTGTTGAAGGGCTGACTGTGGCGGAGCGGAGGCGCTGAAGCGCCGGCCGGGGCCGGGCGGGGCGGTGGGGCGCGGGCGTGCCGCGTCCCACCACCGGCGGAAGGCTCCGGTCAGTCCGCCTGCCGGGCCGCCGCCCGGCCCGCGGCCCGGCCCGAGAAGAGGCAGCCGCCGAGGAAGGTGCCTTCGAGGGCGTTGTACCCGTGAACGCCGCCGCCGCCGAAGCCGGCGACCTCGCCCGCCGCGTAGAGGCCGGCGAGGGGATTGCCGTCGAGGCCGAGGGCGCGGGAGTCGAGGTCGGTCTGGATGCCGCCGAGGGTCTTGCGGGTCAGGACGCGCAGCCGCACGCCTATCAGGGGGCCGGCGGCGGGGTCGAGGATGCGGTGCGGGGTGGCGACCCGGCCGAGGCGGTCGCCGATGAAGCGGCGGGCGTTGCGGATGCCCTGGACCTGGGCGTCCTTGCTGTAGGGGTTGGCCATCTGCAGGTCGCGGGCCTCGATCTGGCGGCGGACCTCGGCCGCGTCCAGCAGCGGCTCGTCCGTGAGTCCGTTCATCCTCTCGACCAGTTGCTCCAGGTTGCCCGCGGTGACGAAGTCGGCGCCCTTGTCGAGGAAGGCCTGGACAGGGACGGGGGCTCCCTTGCCCAGCAGTCGGTCCCGGAGCACGGCCCCCCGGTCCTTCGCCGTGATGTCGGGGTTCTGCTCGGAGCCGGAGAGCGCGAACTCCTTCTCGACGATCTTCCGGGTGAGGACGAACCAGGAGTGGTCGTAGCCCGCGATGTCCTCGGTGGTGCGCAGGTACTTGAGGGTGCCGAGGGTGTCGTAGCCCGGCAGGCAGGGGTCGGGCAGGCGGCGGCCGAGGGCGTCGAGCCAGATGGAGGACGGGCCGGGCAGGATGCGGATGCCGTGGCCGGGCCAGACGGGGTCCCAGTTCTGCAGGCCCTCGGTGTAGTGCCACATGCGGTCCCGGTTGACCAGGCGTGCCCCCGCCTCCGCGCTGATGCCGAGCATGCGTCCGTCGACGTAGGCGGGGACGCCGGTGACCATCTCGGCGGGCGCGGTGCCGAGCCGCTCGGGCCAGTGGCGGCGGACGATGTCGTGGTCGGCGCCGATACCGCCGCTGGTGACGATCACGGCCTGGGCCCTGAGTTCGAAGTCGCCGGCGCGGTCGCGGTTGGAGGCGACGCCGCGCGGTGAGTCGTCGTCGGCGAGGAGGGTGCCGCGCACTCCGCGTGCCGCGCCGTCCTCGATGACCAGCTCGTCGACCCGGTGGCGGTGGTGGAAGGTGAGCAGTCCGTCCCGGGCGGCCTGGCGGGCGTACTCGACGAAGGGTCCGACCACGCCGGTGCCGGTGCCCCAGGCGATGTGGAAGCGGGGTACGGAGTTGCCGTGGCCGGTGGCCCGCAGGTCGCCGCGCTCGGCCCAGCCGACGGTCGGCAGCAGCTCGATGCCGTGTCCCTGGAGCCAGGACCGCTTCTCGCCGGCCGCGAACTCGACGTAGGCGCGCGCCCAGCGCACGGCCCAGGAGTCCTCGTCCGCGATCCGGTCGAACTGGGCGCTGCCCCGCCAGTCGTTCCAGGCGAGGTCGAAGGAGTCCTTGATGCCGAGGCGGCGCTGCTCGGGCGAGCCCACGAGGAAGAGCCCGCCGAAGGACCAGAACGCCTGGCCGCCGAGGTTGGCGGCGTTCTCCTGCTCGACCAGGGCGACCCGCTTGCCCCGGCTGGTGATCTCATGCGCCGCGACCAGGCCGGCGAGGCCCGCTCCGACGACGATGACGTCCGCGTCCATGGCGTCCATGACGTCTGTGTCCTTCCGTCTTCGACTACGACTCGTTGCGTCTTCGCCTACGACTCGTTCCGTCTGCGACTACGACTCGTCCGGGGTGCTGCGGTCTCACGCGGGGGCGGCGCGACCGTGCCCGGGAGCGCCTTGGCCGTCCCCGGGAGTGGCGTGGCCGTGCCCGGGGGTGCCGGCACCGTCGGTCAGCAGGGCGGTGAGCAGCTGCTTGAGCCAGCTGCGGGCGGCGTCGACGTCCTTGTCCAGCAGGAGCTGGGTGGTGACGCCGTCGTACGCGGCGACCACCGCGCGGGCCGCGCCGTCCGCGCCACCGAGCACGGCGGGCAGCGTGGCGTGTCCCCCGGCCCGGAAGAGGCGGTCGGCGACGGCCTCGCGCAGGCGGGCGCGGTGGTCGAGGAGGACCCGGGCGACGGCCGGGTCCCGGGCCGCGTGCACCAGGAAGTCGGTCTTCACCAGCAGCCAGTCCACGTCGAGCAGCAGCACCTCCGTGACCCGGTCCACGGAGGCGGGCACGTCGAGGCCGGGTCCGTCCTGGGCGAGCGCCTCGGCCACCTGGGCGGCGATGAGGTCGGCACGCTCCTGGTAGAGGGCGAAGAACAGCTCGTCGAGCGTGGCGAAGTTGGAGTAGAAGGCGCCCCGGCTGTAGCCGGCGGCCTCGCAGACCTCCTCGATGGAGACGCGGCCGAAGCCCTTGGCGGCGAAGACCGCGAAGGCGGCGTCGAGCAGGTTCGCCCGCGTCCTGGCCCGCCGTCTGGTGACCCGCGGGGCCGTGTCCCGCAGGGCCGTGTCCCGCGCAGTCGTGTCCGCCGTCATGCCCGCCGCCGTTTCCGCCGCCGTGTCGGCCGTCATGTCCGCCCTCCGTTTCGATACGGGAATGTATCCGATACACGGGTGTATCGAAAGGGGTGTCCAGCTCTCGGGAGTCCCTCGTGAAGGGAACACATTTTCGATTACCGAGGTACGCTGAGTCCATGTCCACGCACCTTCAGGGCTCCCTGTTCGACCAGACCGACGAGCTGCGGCTCGGTTCCCTCCACGGGCTGCGCCGGACCGGACTGAGCGCCGGCGCCTGGATCGACGTGCTGCCGGGCTGGCTGAGCGGCGCCGACGCGCTGTTCGAACAGCTCGCCGCCGAGGTTCCGTGGCGGGCCGAGCGCCGCAAGATGTACGACGCCGTCGTGGCCGTACCACGTCTGCTCGCCTTCTACGACGCCCGCGACCCGCTGCCCCACCCGGTGCTCGACGAGGCCCGCGCCGCCCTGACCGCGCGCTACGCGCGGGAGACGGGCGGTCCGTTCACCACCGCCGGACTGTGCTTCTACCGAGACGGCCGGGACAGTGTCGCCTGGCACGGCGACCGGATCGGACGGGGCGCCCGCGAGGACACGATGGTCGCGATCCTGTCCGTCGGCGCGCCCCGCGACCTGCTGCTGCGGCCGCTGGGCGGAGGCGAGACGGTCCGGCGGCCGCTGGGGCACGGCGACCTGATCGTGATGGGCGGCTCCTGCCAGCGCACCTGGGAGCACTGCGTCCCCAAGACAGCCCGGGCCACCGGGCCCCGGATCAGCATCCAGTTCCGGCCGCACGGCGTACGGTGACGCGGGCGCAACGCGGGCGGATCACTTTCGCACGCCGGTGACGCGTCTGGTTGGCTGTCCCCGACGATCACTCGACCGGGACAGGGGACAGCATGTCCGCAGACGTACGCCAAGTAGCCGACGACACCTACCTGGTGCACGGCCACCACACCAACTGGGTGATCCTCAGGGACGGTGACGCCGTCACACTCGTCGACACCGGATATCCCGGGGACCGCGAGGGCGTCCTCGAGTCCCTCGCGGCGGTGGGCAGTTCACCGGAGGCCGTCGCCGCCGTGCTGATCACCCACGCGCACAACGACCACATCGGGTCGGCCGAGTACCTGCGCACGACGTACGGCACCCCGGTCCACCTGCACCCGGCGGAAGTCCCGCACGCGCGCCGGGACTTCCTCCAGCAGGCCACCATCGGGGACGTCGTCCGCAACGCCTGGCGCCCCGGTGTGCTGCCCTGGGCCGCACACGTCATCCGGGTCGGCGGGACCGCCCACAACCCCGTCACCGCCCCCGAACCGTTCCCCGGCGAGGGCCCGCTCGACCTTCCCGGGCGCCCCGTCCCGGTGCACACGCCCGGCCACACGGACGGCCACTGCGTCTACCACCTGCCGGAGGCGGGCATCGTGATCTCCGGCGACGCGCTGGTCAGCGGCCACGCGACCTCCCGGATCAAGGGCCCCCAGCTGCTCCACACCTTCTTCCACCACGAGCGCGCGCAGGCCCTGGCCTCCCTGGACCTGATCGGCGCCCTCGACGGCGACACCCTGCTGCCGGGCCACGGACCGCTCCACAAGGGTCCGGTGCGAGCCGCCGCCGACCAGGCACGGGAACGGGCCGCCTAGAAACCGGGGCCTGCCGGCGCGACGGGTCCTGCTAGAACAGTCACCGATGGGCACTCAGGAGCGCGAACGCAAGGTGTACCGGCCGCTGTGGCGGGCCGGCCTCGAAGTGATTCCGAACGCCGTTCCGGCCGGCACGATACCGTTCGTCGGCGGGTACCGGATCGAGGACGTGGTCGGCGGCTTCTCCCACCCGTACGAGACTCCGCGGCTCGTCCGACGGCTCAACGCGGACTGGTACGAACTCGCCGTCTCCTCGGGCCTTCTCGACCACCGGCGCGAGTTCCTCGTCAGGCTTCCGCAGGGCACCCGAACACACCGGGCCGCTCTGCGGCACACGGAGAGCGGCAACGACGCGCCGGCGGTCTGGACCCGGGTCCGGCTCCTGGAGCGCTGGGACATCATGGGCCGGGGTGCGGGATCGGCGTTCCTCGGCGTGCACGCGGGCCACCCGGGCTTCGGCATGATGGCTCTCGACAGCAGTGTCTACATCCATGCCTCGACGGGCGAGATCGGTGTCGACGTGCTCACGGTGGTCCACCCGGACCGCTCGGAGAACGTTCTGCGGACCATGGAGCGGATCGTGCTCCATGACAGTCCCTACGACGACCACCCGTTCAAGCGGCAGGTCGCCGCCTGGCTCGCCGGACGTGCACGGAGCGGCCTCAGCCCGTCGGGCCGCTGACGACACGGCCCGGGCGTTCGGCCGGAGCGCCTCGGACCTGGAACCTCGGGCCTCGGACCTTGGGCCGAATTGCGGTGCGGATCGCGGGAGTTCCTGTCAGTCTGAGCGCGTGTCCAAGATCGATACGACGGACGAGTGCCCGGCCGGTGAGCTTGCCGGGCCCGGGAACCTCCACACCTACCGGATACGCGGCCTCAACCGCAGCGCGCTGGTCCTGTGGAGCACAGGACCAGAGGTCACGGATGACCGCGTACCGACCGTGACGGTGGACGGACACCGGCGGGTTCCGGTGTTCGCGACCACCCGGCAGGCGCGGGCGTTCGCGAACCGCCAGGGGCGGGATTTGATCACGGAGAGCGACAGCACACTGGAGCTCGTACGGGTCCAGCGCTGGCTGGCGGACCCCGCCCGCCGGGCCGTACCGTCCGGCCCGGTACTGGACGCGTGGAACTTCTTCGAGGACCTCGCCCGTGGACTCCGCACGGAGCACTCGCTACCCCGGCAGACAGCCGTGCACAACGACGCCTACGAGAAGCTGTTCGGCGGTGAGTGCTCCGCGTGGACCCCCGAGGAGCGCGCCACCGTACTCGAACTGCTCACAGCGGGAGTGGAGTTGTGGGAGACCTGCCCGGTCGTGGTGAACCCTCGCACGCCCGGCGACCACTCGTCGCGGCACGCCGCGCGCGGCTCGGGCGAAGGTCCGGACCCCCGGGATCCCGCCGGCTGACGTCCGCCAGACTGCGGGCTCCCCGAGCAGGCCGGCAGGCGCGCCGCTCGCCCGCCCTGCCGCTCTCCCGCTCTCCCGCCGGGTCAGTCGTGCGGGACCACCGCCACCGGGCACTCCGCGTGGTGCAGCACCCCGTGCGCGACCGAGCCGATACGGGCGCCGACGGCCGTGCGGTGGGCGCGGCGGCCCACGACCAGCAGCTGAGCCCGCCCGGCCAGTGACAGCAGCACCTGGCCGGCGCTGCCCAGCTCCACGTGCTCGGCCACCGGGACCTCGGGGTAGCGCTCCCGCCAGGGTCCGAGCGCGTCGGCCAGGGCCTGCTTCTCGTACGGTTCGAGGCCGCCGGCGTCGTCCAGGAGCTTGAGCGAGGCCGGGCTGTAGGCGAAGACGGGCGGCAGGGTCCAGGCGCGGACGGCCCGTACGGTGGCGCCCCGGGCGGCCGCCGTCTCGAACGCGAAGGACAGCGCGGCCGCGCTGTCCTCCGGGCCGCCGTGCTGGCCGACGACGACGTCCCGTCCGCCGGCCTCGGCCACCGGCTCGTCCCCGGCGCGTACCAGGACCACGGGCCGGTGCGCCTCGGCGATCACCTGCCGGCCGACCGAGCCGAGCAGGAACCCGACCACCGGGCCGTGCCCGCGCGAGCCCAGCACCAGCATCTCGGCGTCGGCGGCAGCCTCGGCCAGCGCCTCCGCGGCCCCGCCTTCCAGCACGTCGACACCGACCTCCGGCACCTGGTGCCGCCCGCAGACGGCGCGCACGGCCTCGGCGACCCCGTCCGTCACCCACCCCTGCTGGGTGTCGCGGTCGGCCCCGGGGAGCGCGTCGGCGTAGCGCCACGCGTGCACCACGCGCAGGGGCAGTCCCCGGCGTACGGCCTCGCGGGCGGCCCAGTCCAGCGCGGCCAGGCTCTCCTCCGTACCGTCCACCCCTGCCGTGATCGGACGTGTCATGCGTGGGCCTCCCTGGTTGTTCGGTGTCCGTGGGAGCCAGTCTTCCCCGAGCGGCGCACTCTCCCCCGGCGTTCCCGGAAGGCCACGTGGCCGCGGTGACCGAGGCGGCCCCGGTGGCCGAGGTGACCACCGCGTGCCGGGGCGAACCCGGGCGATCGAACATACGATGGGCGGGAACCGGTGCGGTGGCTCCGCGTCACCGTCTCGTGGATCCGGCCGCTCGGGTGGGAGACGTATGGCACAGGCCGCCGACGCAGCGCGGACCGTCATCCTGACCGTGGACGACGACCCGGGGGTCTCCCGCGCCGTCGCCCGTGACCTCAGACGCCGCTACGGGGCGTCGTACCGGATCGTGCGCGCGGAGTCCGGGGAGTCCGCGCTGGACGCGCTGCGCGAGCTGAAGCTGCGCGGCGACCTGGTGGCGGTGATCCTCGCGGACTACCGGATGCCGCAGATGAACGGTATCGAGTTCCTGGAGCAGGCCCTCGACGTGTATCCGGGGGCGCGGCGGGTGCTGCTGACCGCGTACGCGGACACGGGCGCGGCGATCGACGCGATCAACGTCGTGGACCTGGACCACTACCTGCTCAAGCCGTGGGACCCGCCGGAGGAGAAGCTCTACCCGGTGCTGGACGACCTGCTCCAGGCCTGGCGGTGCAGCGACTACCGGCCGGTGCCCGCCACGAA comes from the Streptomyces sp. NBC_00820 genome and includes:
- a CDS encoding saccharopine dehydrogenase family protein produces the protein MRVLLVGAGGVGTAVTRIAARRPFFDLMVVADYDADRAGAAVAALDDAGGRFLAARVDAGDEAAVARLLARHDCDVLLNATDPRFVMPLFRAARSAGATYVDMAMSLSRPHPERPYEECGVKLGDEQFALADEWEKAGALALVGMGVEPGLSDVFARYAADELFDSIEEIGVRDGANLTVDGYDFAPSFSIWTTIEECLNPPVVYEAGRGWFTTEPFSEPEVFDFPEGIGPVECVNVEHEEVLLMPRWVGAERVTFKYGLGGEFIETLKTLHRLGLDTTEPVAAPGPQGPVPVSPRDVVAACLPDPAGLGELMHGKTCAGTWVRGAKDGAPREVYLYHVVDNQWSMAEYGCQAVVWQTAVNPVVALELLATGAWSGTGVLGPEAFPARPYLDLLTEYGSPWGLREQ
- a CDS encoding M1 family metallopeptidase, translating into MTSPRRPAVRRRTAVLRREAVLATVPVAVAALLGAAGPAAAGTTGASGAGDPYFPLSGNGGYHVRHYGLALGYDTSSRHLDGKADLTARATQRLTRFDLDLKGLKVTGVTVDRATARFTRSGQELVVTPRHALREGQEFHVTVTYRGTPAPVTDPDGSADGWIPTDDGAFVAGEPQGAMTWFPANNHPTDKASYDFTLTVPEGRTAVANGVLLGRRTTHGRTTFRWRQSEPMAAYLATATVGKFDIERYTTRDGVQVYNAVDPREARAAAPVLKKLPSVLEWESGLFGPYPFRAAGSVVDHAPDVGYALETQSRPLYDSAPDLSTLVHENAHQWFGDSVSLTAWKDIWLNEGFATYAEWLYSEQHGGDSAQKTFDALYARPASNGLWAFPPGDPGSGANIFDTPVYARGAMTLHELRRAVGDKDFFRVLRAWAAEHRAGHGTTDRFVRLAERVSGKDLDGLFHTWLYTKGKPGRA
- a CDS encoding DUF488 domain-containing protein yields the protein MSVRVRRIYDPPESDDGLRVLVDRLWPRGLTKEEAHIDEWPKALTPSTELRQWYHGGGTYEEFRRRYESELEAPGSAELLDGLRKSSHDGPVTLLTASKRPGESHADVLAELLKG
- a CDS encoding TetR/AcrR family transcriptional regulator: MTADTTARDTALRDTAPRVTRRRARTRANLLDAAFAVFAAKGFGRVSIEEVCEAAGYSRGAFYSNFATLDELFFALYQERADLIAAQVAEALAQDGPGLDVPASVDRVTEVLLLDVDWLLVKTDFLVHAARDPAVARVLLDHRARLREAVADRLFRAGGHATLPAVLGGADGAARAVVAAYDGVTTQLLLDKDVDAARSWLKQLLTALLTDGAGTPGHGHATPGDGQGAPGHGRAAPA
- a CDS encoding alpha-ketoglutarate-dependent dioxygenase AlkB family protein, whose protein sequence is MSTHLQGSLFDQTDELRLGSLHGLRRTGLSAGAWIDVLPGWLSGADALFEQLAAEVPWRAERRKMYDAVVAVPRLLAFYDARDPLPHPVLDEARAALTARYARETGGPFTTAGLCFYRDGRDSVAWHGDRIGRGAREDTMVAILSVGAPRDLLLRPLGGGETVRRPLGHGDLIVMGGSCQRTWEHCVPKTARATGPRISIQFRPHGVR
- a CDS encoding MBL fold metallo-hydrolase → MSADVRQVADDTYLVHGHHTNWVILRDGDAVTLVDTGYPGDREGVLESLAAVGSSPEAVAAVLITHAHNDHIGSAEYLRTTYGTPVHLHPAEVPHARRDFLQQATIGDVVRNAWRPGVLPWAAHVIRVGGTAHNPVTAPEPFPGEGPLDLPGRPVPVHTPGHTDGHCVYHLPEAGIVISGDALVSGHATSRIKGPQLLHTFFHHERAQALASLDLIGALDGDTLLPGHGPLHKGPVRAAADQARERAA
- a CDS encoding universal stress protein; amino-acid sequence: MTRPITAGVDGTEESLAALDWAAREAVRRGLPLRVVHAWRYADALPGADRDTQQGWVTDGVAEAVRAVCGRHQVPEVGVDVLEGGAAEALAEAAADAEMLVLGSRGHGPVVGFLLGSVGRQVIAEAHRPVVLVRAGDEPVAEAGGRDVVVGQHGGPEDSAAALSFAFETAAARGATVRAVRAWTLPPVFAYSPASLKLLDDAGGLEPYEKQALADALGPWRERYPEVPVAEHVELGSAGQVLLSLAGRAQLLVVGRRAHRTAVGARIGSVAHGVLHHAECPVAVVPHD